In Prescottella soli, a genomic segment contains:
- a CDS encoding ferredoxin reductase, whose protein sequence is MGLKSWIEAPAARVAGSNRSVANLVRGAVTRLTTPLLPDDYLHLVNPLWSARELRGRIVEVRPETADSATLVIKPGWGFDFDYQPGQYVGIGILVDGRWHWRSYSLTSAPNVDNKLISITVKAMPEGFLSSHLVTGVPSGTIVRLAAPTGNFALPEPPPQKILFLTAGSGVTPVMSMLRTMDRRGELPDIVHVHSAPTEDAVMFGDELTQLHEAHASFRRHVRHTRSEGKFTLSELDEVCPDWRERQTWACGPLMMLDEIEKTWEREGIAPQLHLERFAVSRADLSGEGGTVTFGRSGKEVQADGATTLLEAGEKAGVLMPFGCRMGICQTCVVPLESGHAVDLRNGKEHSEGERIQTCISAAAGDCTLDV, encoded by the coding sequence ATGGGACTGAAGAGCTGGATCGAGGCGCCTGCGGCGAGGGTCGCGGGTTCGAACCGGTCCGTGGCTAACCTGGTGCGCGGTGCCGTCACCCGGTTGACGACGCCGCTGCTTCCCGACGACTACCTCCACCTGGTCAACCCGCTGTGGTCGGCGCGCGAGTTGCGCGGGCGGATCGTCGAGGTCCGTCCGGAGACGGCCGACTCGGCGACCCTGGTGATCAAGCCGGGGTGGGGTTTCGACTTCGACTACCAGCCGGGCCAGTACGTCGGCATCGGCATCCTCGTCGACGGCCGGTGGCACTGGCGCTCGTACTCGCTCACCTCAGCACCCAACGTCGACAACAAGCTGATCTCGATCACGGTCAAGGCGATGCCCGAGGGTTTCCTGTCGAGCCACCTCGTGACGGGCGTGCCGTCGGGCACGATCGTGCGGCTCGCGGCCCCGACCGGCAACTTCGCGCTGCCGGAGCCGCCGCCGCAGAAGATCCTGTTCCTCACCGCCGGCAGCGGTGTCACTCCGGTGATGTCGATGCTGCGGACGATGGACCGCCGCGGCGAGCTGCCCGACATCGTGCACGTCCATTCGGCACCCACCGAGGACGCCGTCATGTTCGGCGACGAGCTCACCCAGCTGCACGAGGCGCACGCGTCGTTCCGCCGCCACGTGCGGCACACGCGCTCGGAGGGCAAGTTCACGCTGTCCGAGCTCGACGAGGTGTGCCCGGACTGGCGGGAACGTCAGACGTGGGCGTGCGGCCCGCTCATGATGCTCGACGAGATCGAGAAGACGTGGGAGCGCGAGGGGATCGCGCCGCAGCTGCACCTGGAACGGTTCGCGGTGTCGCGGGCCGACCTGTCCGGCGAGGGCGGCACCGTCACGTTCGGTCGCTCCGGCAAGGAGGTCCAGGCCGACGGCGCGACGACGCTGCTCGAGGCCGGCGAGAAGGCCGGTGTGCTGATGCCGTTCGGCTGCCGCATGGGTATCTGCCAGACGTGCGTGGTGCCGCTCGAATCGGGACACGCGGTCGATCTGCGCAACGGCAAGGAGCACTCGGAGGGCGAGCGCATCCAGACCTGCATCTCGGCGGCGGCGGGAGACTGCACGCTGGACGTGTGA
- a CDS encoding fatty acid desaturase family protein, which translates to MAITDIKEFAHLTDVDIEALGHELDAIRRDVEESRGVRDARYIRRTIRLQRSLELGARVALFGGRRRPVWAVGTAMLSLAKIIENMELGHNVTHGQWDWMNDPEIHSTTWEWDMTGPSEHWKRAHNYTHHTYTNIVGMDDDVGFGILRMTRDEKWRPINLLQPIANVILAATFEWGIALHDLAAQKKLEGVEPGQWTSAPNKQFAVKIVRQVGKDFVLFPALTGRAWKHTLAANATANLVRNLWAYAVIFCGHFPDGAEKFTVEQFATETRPQWYLRQMLGSANVDAGPVMAFLTGNLSYQIEHHLFPDLPSNRYGEIAVRVRGLCEKYDLPYTTGPLSKQYLLALRTIHKLALPDRFLKRTSDDAPETSSEHKFQLSGSRIAEALRIDAETGQRRGLLSALRAHAEVRVEKRRAQRRK; encoded by the coding sequence GTGGCAATCACCGATATCAAAGAGTTCGCCCACCTCACCGATGTCGACATCGAAGCCCTCGGGCACGAGTTGGATGCGATTCGTCGCGACGTCGAGGAGTCTCGAGGCGTTCGCGATGCCCGCTACATCCGGCGCACGATCAGGCTGCAGCGTTCGCTCGAGCTGGGCGCCCGCGTGGCGCTGTTCGGCGGGCGACGTCGTCCCGTGTGGGCGGTGGGCACGGCGATGCTCTCGCTCGCCAAGATCATCGAGAACATGGAGCTCGGGCACAACGTCACCCACGGCCAGTGGGACTGGATGAACGATCCGGAGATCCACTCCACGACGTGGGAGTGGGACATGACCGGGCCGTCCGAGCACTGGAAGCGTGCGCACAACTACACGCACCACACGTACACGAACATCGTCGGGATGGACGACGACGTGGGATTCGGGATCCTGCGTATGACTCGCGACGAGAAGTGGCGGCCGATCAACCTGCTGCAGCCGATCGCGAACGTGATTCTGGCCGCGACGTTCGAGTGGGGCATCGCGCTGCACGACCTCGCGGCGCAGAAGAAGCTCGAGGGCGTCGAACCGGGGCAGTGGACTTCGGCGCCCAACAAGCAGTTCGCGGTCAAGATCGTCCGTCAGGTCGGCAAGGACTTCGTGCTGTTCCCGGCGCTGACCGGGCGGGCGTGGAAACACACGCTGGCGGCGAATGCGACGGCCAACCTGGTCCGGAACCTGTGGGCGTATGCGGTCATCTTCTGTGGGCACTTTCCGGACGGTGCCGAGAAGTTCACCGTCGAACAGTTCGCCACCGAGACGCGCCCGCAGTGGTACCTGCGGCAGATGCTCGGCAGCGCCAACGTCGACGCCGGTCCGGTGATGGCATTCCTGACCGGCAACCTCAGCTACCAGATCGAGCACCACCTCTTCCCGGATCTGCCGTCGAACCGGTACGGCGAGATCGCGGTGCGGGTGCGAGGGTTGTGCGAGAAGTACGACCTGCCCTACACGACCGGTCCGCTGAGCAAGCAATACCTGCTCGCACTGCGGACGATCCACAAGCTGGCGCTGCCGGACCGCTTCCTGAAGCGGACCTCGGACGACGCCCCGGAGACGTCGTCGGAGCACAAGTTCCAACTCAGTGGGTCCCGGATCGCGGAGGCGCTGCGGATCGACGCCGAGACCGGGCAGCGTCGCGGGCTGCTGTCGGCGCTGCGTGCGCACGCCGAGGTGCGGGTGGAAAAGCGTCGCGCACAGCGCCGAAAGTAG
- a CDS encoding fatty acid desaturase family protein: protein MAITDIKEYAHLTDADVEALGRELDAIRRDVEESRGERDARYIRNTIRLQRGLEIGGRAVLFGSRKRPLWWLGTGMLGVAKIIENMELGHNVMHGQWDWMNDPEVHSASWEWDNVDPSAHWKQTHNYLHHKYTNILGMDDDVGYGLLRVTRDQKWRPFNYGNLAYNAVLALLFEYGIAIQLLELGRVAAGRDDREYTKRNAKEVGAKIAKQTLKDYVVYPALTGKAWKTTLTANLTAGVIRNLWTNAVIFCGHFPDGAEKFTKADVDNETHAEWYLRQMLGSANISGGRVMDFMTGNLSYQIEHHIYPDLPSNRYAEIAVKVRVLCEKYDLPYTTGPLPVQYAKAWRTIAKLSLPNKYLKDTSDDAPETASERKFGGNTTATIDPSTGRRSGLLSAIKASKKRRGLRALVSR, encoded by the coding sequence GTGGCGATTACGGACATCAAGGAGTATGCGCATCTGACGGATGCCGACGTCGAGGCCCTCGGGCGCGAGCTCGACGCCATCCGTCGGGATGTCGAGGAGTCGCGCGGCGAGCGCGACGCCCGCTACATCCGCAACACCATCCGACTGCAGCGCGGACTCGAGATCGGTGGCCGCGCCGTGCTGTTCGGCAGCCGCAAGCGGCCCCTGTGGTGGCTCGGCACCGGCATGCTCGGCGTCGCGAAGATCATCGAGAACATGGAGCTCGGGCACAACGTGATGCACGGGCAGTGGGACTGGATGAACGATCCCGAGGTCCACTCCGCGAGCTGGGAGTGGGACAACGTCGATCCGTCGGCGCACTGGAAGCAGACCCACAACTACCTGCACCACAAGTACACGAACATCCTGGGTATGGACGACGACGTGGGATACGGCCTGCTGCGCGTCACCCGCGACCAGAAGTGGCGGCCGTTCAACTACGGCAATCTGGCGTACAACGCGGTCCTCGCGCTGCTGTTCGAGTACGGCATCGCGATCCAGCTGCTCGAGCTGGGCCGGGTGGCGGCCGGCCGCGACGACCGCGAGTACACCAAGCGGAACGCGAAAGAGGTCGGCGCGAAGATCGCCAAGCAGACCCTCAAGGACTACGTGGTCTACCCGGCGCTCACCGGCAAGGCGTGGAAGACGACCCTCACCGCGAACCTCACGGCCGGCGTCATCCGGAACCTGTGGACCAACGCGGTGATCTTCTGCGGTCACTTCCCGGACGGGGCCGAGAAGTTCACCAAGGCGGACGTCGACAACGAGACGCACGCCGAGTGGTACCTGCGGCAGATGCTCGGCAGCGCGAACATCTCCGGCGGTCGGGTCATGGACTTCATGACCGGCAACCTCAGCTACCAGATCGAGCACCACATCTACCCGGACCTGCCGTCCAACCGGTACGCAGAGATCGCGGTCAAGGTGCGGGTGCTGTGCGAGAAGTACGACCTGCCGTACACCACCGGTCCACTGCCGGTGCAGTACGCCAAGGCGTGGCGCACCATCGCCAAGCTGTCGCTGCCGAACAAGTACCTCAAGGACACGTCCGACGACGCCCCTGAAACGGCGTCGGAACGCAAGTTCGGTGGCAACACCACCGCGACGATCGACCCGTCGACGGGCCGCCGCAGCGGCCTGCTCTCGGCGATCAAGGCATCGAAGAAGCGCCGCGGCCTGCGCGCACTGGTGTCGCGCTAG
- a CDS encoding SHOCT domain-containing protein produces MDSFWDFFWLVFACFAFAAYVMVLFSILADLFRDHRTPGWGKAVWVVVLFVLPVIGEVVYLIARGHGMVDRAAAADRHFRQAEDDYIRQAAGRSSERDLATAKSLLDSGAITDEEYRVLEARARRVG; encoded by the coding sequence ATGGACTCGTTCTGGGATTTCTTCTGGCTGGTCTTCGCGTGCTTCGCGTTCGCGGCCTATGTGATGGTGCTCTTCTCGATCCTCGCCGATCTGTTCCGGGACCACCGGACCCCCGGCTGGGGGAAGGCCGTGTGGGTCGTGGTCCTGTTCGTCCTTCCCGTCATCGGCGAGGTGGTGTACCTGATCGCGCGCGGCCACGGCATGGTGGACCGCGCGGCGGCCGCGGACCGGCATTTCCGGCAGGCCGAGGACGACTACATCCGGCAGGCGGCGGGCAGGTCGTCGGAGCGCGACCTCGCGACGGCGAAGTCGCTGCTCGACTCGGGAGCAATCACCGACGAGGAGTACCGAGTTCTCGAGGCACGCGCCCGCCGCGTGGGTTGA
- a CDS encoding NADH:flavin oxidoreductase — MTIAGLPTDTVSVTPDPFAPATLGPVRLRNRIIKAATSEGRSPEGLVTDDLIDFHLGFVRGGVGMTTVAYCCVAPEGASAPGQILMSRKALPGLRRLTDAVHDAGGAIAAQLGHAGVVASKKITGVTAMSPSRVINPSSLEYCREITASEIRRVIDQFGEAAEIAVEAGFDAVELHFGHLYLPSSFLSPLLNRRKDEYGGTIDNRSRLVREIAQRVREVVGDRIAVTAKISMDDGIRGSIWLSESLRTVQLLDQDRNLDAIELTQGSSFFKQMYLFRGDVPVDEFAAVMKEPFKTGVRLFGKRALGTYPYEDLYMLESARQFVPVVANTQLILLGGINNYDHIATGMREGFGFVAMGRALLREPDLMNRIKADHSVSGRCNHNNKCMYTVYGRTHCVLDPDSTHSAAGSAASTSFTADRSKELPITPA; from the coding sequence ATGACCATCGCAGGACTACCCACCGACACGGTGTCGGTGACCCCGGACCCGTTCGCCCCCGCAACCCTGGGACCGGTTCGACTCCGCAACCGCATCATCAAGGCCGCCACGTCGGAGGGACGGTCCCCCGAGGGACTCGTCACGGACGACCTGATCGACTTCCATCTCGGCTTCGTTCGGGGCGGCGTCGGCATGACCACGGTCGCGTACTGCTGTGTCGCTCCCGAAGGAGCCAGCGCGCCCGGACAGATCCTGATGAGCCGCAAGGCCCTGCCGGGTCTGCGACGGCTGACCGACGCGGTCCACGACGCGGGCGGTGCCATCGCCGCCCAGCTCGGTCACGCCGGTGTGGTGGCGTCGAAGAAGATCACCGGCGTGACGGCAATGTCGCCGAGCCGGGTGATCAACCCGTCGTCGCTCGAATACTGCCGGGAGATCACCGCATCCGAGATTCGCCGCGTCATAGACCAGTTCGGCGAGGCGGCCGAGATCGCCGTCGAGGCGGGCTTCGACGCGGTCGAGCTGCACTTCGGTCACCTCTACCTACCGAGCTCGTTCCTGAGCCCACTTCTCAACCGCCGCAAGGACGAATACGGCGGCACCATCGACAACCGGTCCCGGCTGGTGCGGGAGATCGCGCAGCGGGTGAGGGAGGTCGTCGGTGACCGGATCGCGGTCACCGCCAAGATCAGCATGGACGACGGGATCCGCGGCAGCATCTGGCTCTCCGAGTCCCTGCGGACGGTGCAGCTCCTCGATCAGGACCGCAACCTCGACGCCATCGAGCTGACCCAGGGGTCGTCGTTCTTCAAGCAGATGTACCTCTTCCGCGGTGACGTCCCCGTCGACGAGTTCGCGGCCGTGATGAAGGAGCCGTTCAAGACCGGCGTCCGGCTGTTCGGCAAGCGGGCGCTGGGCACCTACCCGTACGAGGACCTCTACATGCTCGAATCGGCCCGCCAGTTCGTTCCGGTCGTGGCGAACACACAACTGATCCTGTTGGGCGGCATCAACAACTACGACCACATCGCGACCGGTATGCGTGAGGGCTTCGGCTTCGTCGCAATGGGCCGCGCGCTGCTGCGGGAGCCGGACCTGATGAATCGGATCAAGGCCGACCACAGTGTCTCCGGCCGCTGCAACCACAACAACAAGTGCATGTACACCGTGTACGGGCGCACGCACTGCGTGCTCGACCCGGACAGCACCCACAGCGCGGCCGGGTCCGCCGCGTCCACCTCGTTCACCGCGGACCGGTCGAAGGAACTGCCGATCACACCCGCGTGA
- a CDS encoding CocE/NonD family hydrolase, producing the protein MRSLLRHRGLRFGPSAIVALTAVAVGLAVGTPAAVADPTGGAAGQAWTATTDGPNQYPGIAVQEDVPIRMSDGVVLRASVYRPADASGTAIDTKLPTIFNITPYTRLVPALADAASAHPVLGQAVAQLGAADLSGTPFDGITELTGGLGGGLLRTFGVNRNLVQNGYVQVVVDVRGTGYSEGVWDVLGDREQQDTVEVFDWARSQPWSDGALGMAGVSYSAINSLHAADKRPQGLKAIFPVEPSEDLAREIVATGGAFGAGFMPAWLIAVNGLKFVPIDSLLRGDFDPQWLVDRLADPAVMFPQMFDAVLDERGEAANDGPFYDVRNADVERIEVPTFVTGGWHDIFGRGEPRIFDRLQLPAGQKQLLMGNGYHINPGLGHGKEGAPPRLDVLERAWFDKWIKGIDNGIDRYGPVTLHQQGGGWITASQYPRAGAEYQRLYLTGTPSGSAPHAAVDGSLATSAPAAASTHSVAPGLRAACSRDAAQGTAGLGALLGSACTEDARFAEAEALTFTTAPVTEATEISGPIAVHLLTTTDAPEGFWSVTVNDVAPDGRSTVLTNGALLSSRSALDESKSEKDSSGAYTVPVADLGADTKRVVTPGVPLVLDIGLGGTEANIAPGHRLRVDISAASFPRYLPMLPDLQATGLKPQRLLIDPANPNFVNVPVVGNAGW; encoded by the coding sequence GTGCGAAGCCTTCTACGCCACCGCGGCCTGCGATTCGGCCCGTCGGCAATCGTCGCCCTGACGGCCGTAGCGGTCGGCCTGGCCGTCGGAACACCTGCAGCAGTCGCCGATCCCACCGGCGGGGCCGCCGGACAGGCGTGGACCGCGACCACCGACGGGCCGAACCAGTACCCGGGCATCGCCGTCCAGGAGGACGTGCCGATCCGGATGAGCGACGGCGTCGTGCTCCGTGCGAGCGTCTACCGCCCGGCCGACGCGTCCGGCACGGCGATCGACACCAAACTGCCGACGATCTTCAACATCACGCCCTACACGCGGCTCGTCCCGGCCCTGGCCGACGCCGCGAGCGCCCATCCGGTGCTCGGGCAGGCCGTCGCCCAGCTGGGCGCGGCCGACCTGTCCGGCACGCCGTTCGACGGGATCACCGAGCTGACCGGCGGGCTCGGCGGCGGCTTGCTGCGCACGTTCGGCGTCAACCGCAACCTCGTGCAGAACGGGTACGTGCAGGTGGTCGTCGACGTCCGCGGCACCGGCTACTCGGAGGGCGTCTGGGACGTCCTGGGTGACCGCGAGCAACAGGACACCGTCGAGGTGTTCGACTGGGCCCGATCCCAACCGTGGTCGGACGGCGCGCTCGGCATGGCCGGCGTGTCGTACTCCGCGATCAACAGCCTGCACGCCGCCGACAAGCGGCCGCAGGGCCTGAAGGCCATCTTCCCGGTCGAGCCGTCCGAGGACCTGGCCCGCGAGATTGTCGCCACCGGAGGGGCTTTCGGAGCCGGCTTCATGCCGGCGTGGCTGATCGCCGTCAACGGGCTCAAGTTCGTCCCGATCGACTCGCTGCTGCGCGGCGACTTCGATCCGCAGTGGCTCGTCGACCGACTGGCGGATCCTGCGGTGATGTTCCCGCAGATGTTCGATGCCGTGCTGGACGAGCGTGGCGAGGCAGCGAACGACGGACCTTTCTACGACGTCCGCAACGCCGACGTCGAGCGCATCGAGGTGCCGACGTTCGTCACCGGCGGCTGGCACGACATCTTCGGCCGCGGCGAGCCCCGGATCTTCGACCGACTGCAGTTGCCGGCCGGACAGAAACAGCTGCTGATGGGCAACGGCTACCACATCAATCCCGGTCTGGGTCACGGCAAGGAGGGCGCGCCGCCGCGCCTCGACGTGCTCGAACGTGCGTGGTTCGACAAGTGGATCAAGGGAATCGACAACGGCATCGACCGATACGGCCCGGTCACGCTGCACCAGCAGGGCGGCGGGTGGATCACCGCCTCGCAGTATCCGCGTGCCGGGGCCGAATACCAGCGCCTGTATCTGACCGGCACCCCGTCCGGTTCCGCACCCCACGCCGCGGTCGACGGCTCGCTGGCCACGTCAGCGCCCGCCGCCGCGAGCACCCACAGCGTCGCGCCGGGGCTGCGCGCGGCATGCTCGCGCGACGCCGCGCAGGGCACGGCCGGATTGGGCGCGCTCCTGGGGTCGGCGTGCACCGAGGACGCCCGCTTCGCCGAGGCCGAGGCGTTGACGTTCACCACCGCCCCGGTCACCGAGGCCACCGAGATCTCCGGTCCTATCGCGGTGCACCTGCTCACCACGACCGATGCCCCGGAGGGATTCTGGTCGGTCACCGTCAACGACGTCGCCCCCGACGGTCGTTCGACGGTCCTCACCAACGGCGCGCTGCTGTCGTCGCGCAGCGCACTCGACGAGTCGAAGAGCGAGAAGGACTCCTCCGGCGCCTACACGGTTCCGGTCGCCGACCTGGGTGCCGACACCAAGCGCGTCGTCACGCCCGGGGTTCCGCTCGTCCTCGACATCGGACTTGGCGGCACCGAGGCGAACATCGCGCCGGGTCACCGCCTGCGGGTGGACATCTCGGCCGCGAGCTTCCCGCGTTACCTGCCGATGCTGCCGGACCTGCAGGCAACCGGGCTGAAGCCGCAGCGCCTGTTGATCGACCCGGCGAATCCGAATTTCGTCAACGTACCGGTCGTCGGCAACGCCGGTTGGTGA
- the rsgA gene encoding ribosome small subunit-dependent GTPase A — translation MGGNAGRVRLRRAGGAVLSRRQYDESDVRIRPGKGTRPRTKNRPEHADAAEAMVVSKDRGRWGVVLGGDPDRPVVTMRARELGRTPIVVGDQVSVVGDLSGKPDTLARIVRVADRTTVLRRTADDTDPFERIVVANAEQLLIVVALADPPPRTGFVERALVAAYVGGLKPVLCLTKSDLATPDEFAATFADLDIPVVVAGRDDPIEPVTEILEGRLTALIGHSGVGKSTMVNRLVPDADRATGVVSGVGKGRHTSTQSVALPLPGGGWVVDTPGIRSFGLAHISPENVVDAFTDLAAAAEDCPRGCTHLGPPADPECALDKLTGKSAGRVEAVRRLLVALMSNESWT, via the coding sequence GTGGGCGGCAATGCTGGACGAGTCCGCCTCCGCCGAGCAGGGGGCGCTGTCCTGAGCCGCCGGCAGTACGACGAGTCCGACGTCCGGATCCGCCCGGGCAAGGGGACGCGGCCACGGACCAAGAACCGGCCCGAGCACGCCGACGCCGCCGAGGCGATGGTGGTCTCGAAGGACCGGGGCCGCTGGGGCGTCGTGCTGGGCGGCGACCCGGACCGCCCCGTTGTCACCATGCGGGCCCGGGAACTCGGCCGCACCCCGATCGTGGTGGGCGACCAGGTGAGCGTCGTCGGCGATCTGTCCGGCAAGCCGGACACGCTGGCGCGGATCGTGCGCGTCGCGGATCGGACGACCGTGCTGCGCCGCACCGCCGACGACACCGATCCGTTCGAGCGGATCGTCGTCGCCAACGCTGAACAACTGCTGATCGTCGTCGCGTTGGCCGATCCGCCGCCGCGCACCGGATTCGTCGAGCGCGCCCTCGTCGCCGCCTACGTCGGCGGGCTGAAACCGGTTCTGTGCCTGACGAAGAGCGATCTCGCGACGCCGGACGAGTTCGCGGCGACGTTCGCCGACCTCGACATCCCCGTCGTGGTCGCCGGTCGGGACGACCCGATCGAGCCGGTGACGGAAATCCTCGAGGGCCGCCTGACCGCACTCATCGGACACTCGGGTGTCGGCAAGTCCACGATGGTCAACCGCCTGGTGCCCGACGCGGACCGGGCTACGGGTGTCGTGTCCGGCGTGGGCAAGGGCCGGCACACCTCGACGCAGTCGGTGGCGCTGCCGCTGCCCGGCGGCGGCTGGGTGGTCGACACGCCCGGCATCCGCTCGTTCGGGCTCGCGCACATCTCCCCCGAGAACGTGGTCGATGCGTTCACCGATCTGGCCGCCGCCGCCGAGGACTGCCCGCGCGGGTGCACGCACCTGGGCCCGCCCGCGGACCCCGAATGCGCCCTGGACAAGCTCACCGGCAAGTCCGCGGGCCGCGTCGAGGCGGTGCGCCGACTGCTCGTCGCGCTGATGTCGAACGAGTCCTGGACGTAA
- the aroA gene encoding 3-phosphoshikimate 1-carboxyvinyltransferase produces MSRESLWRAPRADVPVNASVTLPGSKSITNRALILAALASGPSTITGALRSRDTDLMIQGLQALGVSITATPDAATGTTLRVVPGPMTGGAVDCGLAGTVMRFLPPVAALADGTVAIDGDEQARTRPLGTILEALRGLGADIDGDALPFTVHGRGGLRGGTVTIDASGSSQFVSGLLLSAARFDEGVTVRHQGGSLPSMPHIDMTVDMLRAAGVTVLTPGESGDADTWKVLPGNIDPVDWVIEPDLSNATPFLAAAAVTGGTVRVPLWPARTTQPGDAIRGILADMGADVTLSAGTVGTLTVTGPKSLRGIDIDLRDIGELTPTVAALAALADGPSLLRGIAHLRGHETDRLAALATEINKLGGAVTETDDGLRIEPRPLHGAQWHSYADHRMATAGAIIGLVVDGVDIEDVGTTAKTLPGFENLWAAMLDESASAEQGALS; encoded by the coding sequence GTGAGTCGTGAGAGCCTGTGGAGAGCGCCCCGAGCCGATGTACCCGTGAACGCGTCCGTGACGCTGCCCGGATCGAAGTCGATCACCAACCGGGCCCTCATCCTCGCGGCGCTCGCATCCGGGCCGTCCACGATCACCGGGGCGCTGCGCAGCCGCGACACCGACCTCATGATCCAGGGCCTGCAGGCGCTCGGTGTCTCGATCACCGCGACACCCGACGCCGCGACCGGCACCACGCTGCGGGTCGTCCCCGGCCCGATGACCGGCGGCGCCGTCGACTGCGGTCTCGCCGGCACGGTGATGCGCTTCCTGCCGCCCGTCGCCGCGCTGGCCGACGGCACCGTCGCGATCGACGGTGACGAGCAGGCCCGGACGCGTCCACTCGGCACGATCCTCGAGGCGCTGCGGGGACTGGGCGCCGACATCGACGGCGACGCGCTGCCCTTCACGGTCCACGGACGCGGCGGTCTGCGCGGCGGCACCGTGACGATCGACGCGTCCGGGTCGTCGCAGTTCGTCTCCGGCCTGCTGCTGTCGGCGGCTCGCTTCGACGAGGGCGTCACGGTCCGCCACCAGGGCGGCTCGCTGCCGTCGATGCCGCACATCGACATGACCGTCGACATGCTCCGGGCCGCCGGGGTGACGGTCCTGACGCCCGGCGAGAGCGGCGATGCCGACACGTGGAAGGTGCTGCCGGGCAACATCGATCCGGTCGACTGGGTGATCGAGCCGGACCTGTCGAACGCGACGCCGTTCCTCGCCGCGGCCGCCGTCACCGGAGGGACCGTGCGGGTGCCGCTGTGGCCGGCGCGCACGACGCAGCCGGGTGACGCGATCCGCGGGATCCTCGCCGACATGGGCGCCGACGTGACTCTCTCCGCAGGCACTGTCGGCACGCTCACCGTCACCGGCCCGAAGTCCCTGCGCGGCATCGACATCGACCTGCGCGACATCGGCGAGCTCACCCCCACCGTCGCGGCCCTCGCGGCCCTGGCGGACGGCCCGTCGCTGCTGCGCGGCATCGCGCACCTGCGCGGCCACGAGACCGACCGGCTGGCCGCGCTCGCCACCGAGATCAACAAGCTCGGCGGCGCGGTCACCGAGACCGACGACGGCCTGCGCATCGAGCCGCGCCCGCTGCACGGCGCGCAGTGGCATTCGTACGCCGATCACCGGATGGCGACGGCCGGCGCGATCATCGGGCTGGTCGTCGACGGCGTCGACATCGAGGATGTCGGCACCACCGCCAAGACGCTGCCCGGGTTCGAGAACCTGTGGGCGGCAATGCTGGACGAGTCCGCCTCCGCCGAGCAGGGGGCGCTGTCCTGA
- a CDS encoding SOS response-associated peptidase, with protein sequence MCGRYATTADPATLAVELDAVNETGESGPETADYNVAPTTQVLTVVARHDRGDDDSPVRRRIRRMRWGLVPSYATEPGKGAPLFNARSETVATKAAFKTSLRFKRCLVPMDGWYEWQTEPTADGKALKVPYFMSRGDGQRMFMAGLWAVWHDPKAPTSPPLLSTTILTTDSVDQLANVHDRMPLILPPERWDAWLDPDSLGHPDLIRPSLESVAAVDIRRVSPKVNSVRNNGPELLAPDNGEREGEQISLL encoded by the coding sequence ATGTGCGGCAGGTACGCGACGACGGCCGACCCGGCGACACTCGCGGTGGAACTCGACGCCGTGAACGAGACGGGGGAGTCCGGTCCGGAGACGGCGGACTACAACGTCGCGCCCACGACGCAGGTGCTCACCGTCGTCGCGCGTCACGACCGCGGCGACGACGACAGCCCGGTGCGCCGCCGGATCCGCCGCATGCGCTGGGGCCTGGTGCCGTCGTACGCGACCGAGCCGGGCAAGGGCGCGCCGCTGTTCAACGCGCGGTCCGAGACCGTCGCCACCAAGGCGGCGTTCAAGACGTCGCTGCGGTTCAAGCGCTGCCTGGTCCCGATGGACGGCTGGTACGAGTGGCAGACCGAGCCCACGGCCGACGGCAAGGCGCTCAAGGTGCCGTACTTCATGTCCCGCGGCGACGGGCAGCGGATGTTCATGGCCGGCCTGTGGGCCGTGTGGCACGACCCGAAGGCGCCGACGTCGCCGCCGCTGCTGAGCACCACGATCCTCACGACCGACTCGGTGGACCAGCTCGCGAACGTCCACGACCGGATGCCGCTGATCCTGCCGCCCGAGCGCTGGGACGCCTGGCTCGACCCCGACAGCCTCGGTCACCCCGACCTGATCCGGCCGAGCCTCGAGTCCGTCGCCGCCGTCGACATCCGACGCGTGTCACCCAAGGTCAACAGCGTCCGCAACAACGGGCCCGAGCTGCTGGCGCCCGACAACGGGGAGCGCGAGGGCGAGCAGATCAGCCTGCTGTGA